TGGCCTGCCGGCGCAATGCCTTTTGCTCTATTGGGAGGAAGATCGCGGCTTGCAGGAATGGTTCATCAAAGAAAGCCTGTTGTCAAAAACCGATTTGTCAAAACTCCTGCGCGCGGTGGAAGCGACACCAGCGGTTGGAAAATTCCATTGGCTCGCGCCGGCGGATTTGGAGTGGCAAACCGGCTTGGATAACACCAAGCTCACGGTCGGACTCAGCCATTTGCAGCGGCTCGGCTTCATTCGGCAGCATCCGAACATTTGCCGCGAAGTCAAAGTCACCGTGCATGGCGATTCGGAGCTTGCCACGGCAATAAAAAAAGCCGGCGGCGTGATCAACACCCGTGAGTTTTGCCGGGCGCATCAGTTTTCGCCGGTGGAATGGATGGGGCAGCTTTACGACGCGCAGTGGCGCGGCGATTTGCACTTTTCCGGTGTGGAAGATTGCTGGCTGGTTGAATGTCTGCGGCCCTCCGCCGAGCTTGTCGCGATCACCGAGACGCAGCTTGGCATGCACGATTTGGAAAGACAAAAGCAGCGGCGCTTGGAGCAGATGCTGTTGTATGCCATCACGCCGGATTGCCGCGAGCTGATTCTTCGGCGCTATTTTGGCGAAGTCGTCGCGGAAAAGGATCGCTGCGGGCGTTGCGATAATTGCAATCCAACCCACAAGGCAACTCTTTCCTTCTCCACAACTCAACAAACTGCTGTTGATGAATATTTACAGCGAAGAGAAACGCCCGAACTCGCCGGCCCCGATCTCGATGGCGGTGTGGCGCTGGCTTTTCACACCTTCATTCAAAACGGCGAGCACTTTCATACAGAAGTCGGCGCTCGCGTTCACGCCTTCAAATATCAAGGAGAGAAGGCGCAGGTTGAATGGCTGCTGGAACGGGCGTTGAAAATGCTTGCCGCGCATCCCTTGTTCAAGGAAGTCGATGCGGTAGTCTTTGTGCCCTCCACAAAAGGCGACAGATCGTATGCGCCGGTGACTTTGTTGGCGGAAAATCTTCGACAGCAGCTTGGCGTGCGCGCGGCGTTTCAATTGGGCAAAACGCGCGCGACGCGCCCGCAGAAAGAAATGGTGACGCTCGAGCAAAAACGCCGCAACGTTGCTGGCGCTTTCGCCGTGCATGCGCCCAGCGTAAAAGGCCGGCGCATTTTGTTGGTCGACGACATCTACGATTCCGGCGCGACGATCAACGAATGCGCGCGGGTTTTGAAAGCAGCCGGCGCCAATAAAATTTACGCGCTGACATTAACCAAAACCAGCCATACGGCTAAATAAAATTCGCAACGAAAAGGTAACCGCAACGAAAAAATTTTAAATAAAATGAGACCAGAAAACGTTCTGCGCGATTGGCTGCTCCTGCAAAGCCTCGAAGGCCTCGGCGGCCGCACCTACACGAAACTCATCGAGCGCTTCGGCTCGCCACAAGCGGCGATGCAGGCCACGAAAGAGCAGTTGCTCGCCATCCCCAGATTTCCGAG
This genomic stretch from candidate division KSB1 bacterium harbors:
- a CDS encoding RecQ family ATP-dependent DNA helicase encodes the protein MKNLLGAIDQRLHKPSASPAKQAELREALQKHFGYADFKPQQEAIITALLERRSLLAVLPTGHGKSLCYQLPALVQEGLTVVVSPLISLMKDQIDQLRHRGINQVAFINSSLSLAEQRHEMTRVKDGVVKLLYVAPERFRSRAFAEELARCRLSLFVIDEAHCVSQWGHDFRPSYLALRETLRLLQPPAVALFTATATPEVEADILQQLGLARVEKFTGSVARPNLHFHVHKVDSEAGKFHALAKLAEEFSGKGIIYVSRRREAEEVAAFLQNLGIAADFYHAGRSDAERRQVQERFFDDSADSLRVVAATNAFGLGIDKRDIRFVIHFSMPGSLEAYYQEAGRAGRDGLPAQCLLLYWEEDRGLQEWFIKESLLSKTDLSKLLRAVEATPAVGKFHWLAPADLEWQTGLDNTKLTVGLSHLQRLGFIRQHPNICREVKVTVHGDSELATAIKKAGGVINTREFCRAHQFSPVEWMGQLYDAQWRGDLHFSGVEDCWLVECLRPSAELVAITETQLGMHDLERQKQRRLEQMLLYAITPDCRELILRRYFGEVVAEKDRCGRCDNCNPTHKATLSFSTTQQTAVDEYLQRRETPELAGPDLDGGVALAFHTFIQNGEHFHTEVGARVHAFKYQGEKAQVEWLLERALKMLAAHPLFKEVDAVVFVPSTKGDRSYAPVTLLAENLRQQLGVRAAFQLGKTRATRPQKEMVTLEQKRRNVAGAFAVHAPSVKGRRILLVDDIYDSGATINECARVLKAAGANKIYALTLTKTSHTAK